In Streptococcus sp. SN-1, a single genomic region encodes these proteins:
- a CDS encoding PTS transporter subunit IIC, with the protein MDAIFDLIKKVFTPVLDMGGPVIMLIILTILALLFGVKFSKALEGGIKLAIALTGIGAIIGMLNGAFSASLAKFVENTGIQLSITDVGWAPLATITWGSAWTLYFLLIMLIVNIVMLAMKKTDTLDVDIFDIWHLSITGLLIKWYADNNGVSQGVSLFIATAAIVLVGVLKIINSDLMKPTFDDLLNAPSSSPMTSTHMNYMMNPVIMVLDKIFEKFFPGLDKYDFDAAKLNKKIGFWGSKFFIGFILGIVIGIMGTPHPIEGVADADKWRLVIKGWLSLGLTAGVSLELFSLIGSWFIAAVEPLSQGITNVATKRLQGRKFNIGLDWPFIAGRAEIWACANVLAPIMLIEAVLLSKVGNGILPLAGIIAMGVTPALLVVTRGKLLRMIIFGTLLLPLFLLSGTLIAPFATELAKGVGAFPAGVSETQLITHSTLEGPIEKLLGWTIGNTTTGDIKAILGAVVFLVFYIGIFAWYRKQMIKRNEEYAAKAK; encoded by the coding sequence ATGGATGCAATCTTTGACCTAATCAAAAAGGTCTTTACACCCGTCTTAGATATGGGTGGTCCTGTCATCATGTTAATCATTTTGACAATATTGGCTCTACTTTTTGGAGTGAAATTCTCCAAAGCGCTTGAAGGTGGTATCAAACTTGCCATCGCTCTTACTGGTATCGGTGCTATCATCGGTATGCTGAATGGTGCTTTCTCAGCATCACTAGCAAAATTCGTTGAAAACACTGGTATCCAATTGAGTATCACTGACGTTGGTTGGGCACCACTTGCAACAATCACTTGGGGATCTGCTTGGACACTATACTTCTTGCTCATCATGTTGATTGTCAACATAGTGATGCTAGCTATGAAGAAAACTGATACACTTGACGTTGATATCTTTGATATCTGGCACTTGTCTATCACAGGTCTTTTGATTAAATGGTATGCAGACAACAATGGTGTGAGCCAAGGAGTTTCACTCTTTATTGCTACAGCAGCTATCGTCCTTGTCGGTGTGTTGAAAATTATCAACTCTGACTTGATGAAACCTACATTTGACGACCTTCTTAACGCACCAAGTTCATCACCAATGACATCAACTCACATGAACTATATGATGAACCCAGTTATCATGGTTTTGGATAAGATTTTTGAAAAATTCTTCCCAGGTCTTGATAAATATGACTTTGATGCTGCTAAATTGAACAAAAAAATCGGTTTCTGGGGTTCTAAATTCTTCATCGGTTTCATTCTTGGTATTGTTATCGGTATTATGGGAACTCCACATCCAATTGAAGGTGTTGCAGATGCAGATAAATGGCGTCTTGTTATCAAAGGATGGTTGTCTCTTGGTTTGACAGCCGGTGTATCTTTGGAACTCTTCTCACTTATCGGTTCATGGTTCATCGCTGCCGTAGAACCACTATCACAAGGTATTACAAACGTTGCTACTAAACGTCTTCAAGGACGTAAATTCAACATCGGTCTTGACTGGCCATTCATCGCTGGTCGTGCTGAAATCTGGGCTTGTGCTAACGTGCTTGCACCAATCATGTTGATTGAAGCGGTGCTTCTTTCAAAAGTCGGAAATGGTATCTTGCCACTTGCAGGTATCATCGCTATGGGTGTTACTCCAGCTCTCTTGGTTGTAACACGTGGTAAATTGCTCCGCATGATTATTTTCGGAACACTCTTGTTGCCACTCTTCCTTCTTTCAGGTACACTTATCGCACCATTTGCAACAGAACTTGCTAAAGGTGTAGGTGCCTTCCCAGCAGGTGTTAGTGAAACTCAATTGATTACTCACTCAACTCTTGAAGGACCAATCGAAAAACTTCTTGGTTGGACAATTGGTAACACTACAACTGGTGATATCAAAGCAATCCTTGGTGCGGTAGTCTTCCTTGTGTTCTATATCGGTATCTTTGCATGGTACAGAAAACAAATGATCAAACGTAACGAAGAGTACGCAGCAAAAGCAAAATAA
- a CDS encoding PTS sugar transporter subunit IIB: protein MIKILAACGAGVNSSHQIKSALEEELSNRGFDVHCDAVMVKDVNEDLIKGYDIFTPIAATDLGFDPGIPVIEAGPILFRIPAMSAPVFDNIEAAIKEHGLS, encoded by the coding sequence ATGATTAAAATTCTTGCTGCCTGTGGTGCAGGTGTTAACTCAAGCCACCAAATTAAAAGTGCTCTTGAAGAAGAACTTTCAAACCGCGGTTTTGATGTTCACTGTGATGCAGTCATGGTCAAAGACGTTAACGAAGATCTTATCAAAGGTTATGACATCTTCACACCAATTGCTGCGACAGATCTTGGTTTTGATCCAGGTATTCCAGTTATCGAAGCTGGACCAATCTTATTCCGTATCCCAGCTATGAGTGCTCCAGTATTTGACAATATTGAAGCAGCTATTAAAGAACACGGATTAAGCTAA
- a CDS encoding PTS sugar transporter subunit IIA → MGLDHFFDKNLVFCLEADNQEHLFDQVATLLEEREIVTPTYREALITREKSFPTGLDMEFLGKDLPNVAIPHTDIVHNLAEKVVVVRLDKPVTFHNMIAPDKEVEVSLLFFIINNSSSSQTNILAQLMDFFTGNGHLEDLSKISEPEALYAYIAEAIA, encoded by the coding sequence ATGGGATTAGATCATTTCTTTGACAAAAACCTTGTGTTTTGCTTAGAAGCGGATAATCAAGAACATCTCTTTGATCAGGTAGCAACTTTATTGGAAGAACGAGAAATCGTAACTCCAACTTATCGTGAAGCCTTGATCACGCGTGAAAAGTCATTTCCAACTGGCCTAGATATGGAATTTTTGGGTAAGGATTTGCCGAATGTGGCTATTCCTCATACAGATATTGTTCATAATCTAGCTGAAAAAGTTGTGGTTGTTCGATTGGATAAACCGGTGACTTTCCACAATATGATTGCACCAGATAAGGAAGTAGAAGTATCTTTACTCTTCTTTATCATTAATAACTCAAGTTCAAGTCAAACGAACATTCTTGCTCAGTTGATGGACTTCTTTACTGGAAATGGTCATCTTGAAGACCTATCAAAAATTTCTGAACCAGAAGCTCTCTATGCTTATATTGCTGAAGCAATCGCTTAA
- the lepA gene encoding translation elongation factor 4, producing MNLEELKKRQEKIRNFSIIAHIDHGKSTLADRILEKTETVSSREMQAQLLDSMDLERERGITIKLNAIELNYTAKDGETYIFHLIDTPGHVDFTYEVSRSLAACEGAILVVDAAQGIEAQTLANVYLALDNDLEIMPVINKIDLPAADPERVRTEIEDVIGLDASEAVLASAKAGIGIEEILEQIVEKVPAPTGDVTSPLKALIFDSVYDAYRGVILQVRVMDGVVKPGDKIQLMSNGKTFDVTEVGIFTPKAVGRDFLATGDVGYIAASIKTVQDTRVGDTVTLATNPAAEPLHGYKQMNPMVFAGLYPIESNKYNDLREALEKLQLNDASLQFEPETSQALGFGFRCGFLGLLHMDVIQERLEREFNIDLIMTAPSVIYKVNLTDGESMDVSNPSEFPDPTKIATIEEPYVKAQIMVPQEFVGAVMELAQRKRGDFVTMDYIDDNRVNVIYQIPLAEIVFDFFDKLKSSTRGYASFDYELSEYRPSKLVKMDILLNGDKVDALSFIVHKDFAYERGKLIVDKLKKIIPRQQFEVPIQAAIGHKIVARTDIKALRKNVLAKCYGGDVSRKRKLLEKQKAGKKRMKAIGSVEVPQEAFLSVLSMDEE from the coding sequence ATGAACTTAGAAGAATTGAAAAAACGACAGGAGAAGATTCGTAACTTCTCTATTATCGCCCATATTGACCATGGGAAATCGACTCTAGCAGACCGCATTTTGGAAAAGACAGAGACGGTTTCAAGTCGTGAAATGCAGGCTCAGCTCTTAGATAGCATGGATCTAGAACGGGAACGTGGGATTACCATTAAGTTGAATGCCATCGAGCTGAATTATACTGCAAAAGATGGGGAAACTTATATTTTTCACTTGATTGACACACCTGGGCACGTAGACTTCACCTATGAAGTTTCACGTTCGCTAGCTGCCTGTGAGGGAGCTATTTTGGTGGTCGATGCCGCTCAAGGTATTGAGGCTCAAACCCTTGCCAACGTTTATCTGGCCTTGGACAATGATTTGGAAATCATGCCAGTCATTAATAAAATTGACCTGCCAGCAGCAGACCCTGAGCGCGTGCGTACTGAGATTGAGGATGTCATTGGTTTGGATGCCAGTGAAGCAGTTTTGGCTTCTGCTAAGGCTGGTATTGGTATAGAAGAAATTCTAGAGCAAATTGTAGAAAAAGTACCAGCACCAACGGGTGATGTGACGTCGCCTCTTAAGGCTTTGATTTTCGACTCTGTTTACGATGCATACCGTGGGGTTATTCTCCAAGTGCGTGTCATGGATGGAGTTGTTAAACCTGGTGATAAGATTCAGCTCATGAGCAATGGCAAGACCTTTGATGTTACGGAAGTTGGTATTTTTACTCCGAAAGCAGTTGGTCGTGATTTCCTTGCGACTGGGGACGTTGGTTATATTGCAGCTTCTATCAAGACGGTTCAGGACACTCGTGTGGGTGATACCGTTACCTTGGCAACCAATCCTGCAGCAGAGCCATTACATGGTTACAAACAGATGAATCCTATGGTTTTTGCGGGTCTCTATCCAATCGAATCAAACAAGTACAATGACCTACGTGAAGCGCTTGAAAAATTGCAGCTGAATGATGCTAGTCTCCAATTTGAACCAGAAACATCTCAGGCACTTGGATTTGGTTTCCGTTGTGGTTTCCTTGGACTTCTTCATATGGATGTTATCCAGGAACGTTTAGAGCGTGAGTTCAATATTGACCTCATCATGACAGCTCCGTCTGTTATTTACAAAGTTAATTTGACCGACGGTGAGTCTATGGATGTGTCTAACCCATCTGAGTTTCCAGACCCAACTAAGATTGCGACCATTGAAGAGCCTTATGTTAAGGCGCAGATCATGGTACCACAGGAGTTCGTCGGAGCAGTGATGGAGCTAGCTCAGCGCAAGCGTGGGGACTTTGTGACTATGGATTATATCGATGATAACCGTGTCAATGTTATCTATCAAATTCCACTGGCTGAAATCGTCTTTGACTTCTTTGATAAGCTTAAGTCTTCAACTCGCGGTTATGCAAGCTTTGACTATGAATTGTCAGAGTACCGCCCATCTAAGCTAGTGAAAATGGATATCCTTCTCAACGGAGACAAGGTGGATGCCCTCAGCTTTATTGTTCACAAGGACTTTGCCTACGAACGTGGGAAACTCATCGTTGATAAACTTAAGAAAATTATTCCTCGTCAACAATTTGAGGTTCCTATCCAAGCAGCAATTGGACACAAGATTGTCGCTCGTACTGATATCAAGGCCCTTCGTAAGAACGTACTTGCCAAGTGTTACGGTGGTGACGTTTCTCGTAAACGCAAACTCCTTGAAAAACAAAAAGCTGGTAAGAAACGCATGAAAGCTATCGGATCAGTAGAAGTTCCACAAGAAGCCTTCCTTAGCGTCTTGAGTATGGATGAAGAATAA
- a CDS encoding metallophosphoesterase family protein, producing the protein MTDYYVIGDVHGKAGMLEDLLKTWDGQTQLLFLGDLIDRGEDSRRVLEMVKDLVDNRGAICLSGNHEYMFLTWLDDPEESYDHYRRNGGDTTINSILGRPLDAPVDGVEDAKRVATEAADLVEFIRQMPFVVETDKYIFVHAGIDLTLDDWHETTDYKKVWLRKPFHEAENHTGKIIVFGHTPVYGLLKQERGTAELWTTEDGKIGMDGGAVYGGVLHGIVFTDQGMTEHHFIENDGFVAED; encoded by the coding sequence ATGACAGACTATTATGTAATTGGAGATGTTCACGGAAAAGCTGGGATGCTGGAAGACCTTCTCAAAACATGGGATGGTCAGACCCAGTTGCTTTTTCTAGGGGACTTGATTGACCGTGGTGAAGATAGTCGCCGTGTCCTAGAGATGGTTAAGGACTTAGTGGACAATCGAGGAGCTATCTGTTTGTCTGGAAATCACGAGTATATGTTTCTGACTTGGCTCGATGACCCAGAAGAAAGCTATGATCACTATCGTCGCAATGGTGGAGATACAACCATTAACTCTATCCTAGGTCGTCCTTTGGATGCACCGGTTGATGGAGTTGAGGATGCCAAGCGTGTTGCTACTGAAGCAGCAGACTTGGTCGAATTTATTCGTCAAATGCCATTTGTGGTAGAGACAGACAAGTATATCTTTGTGCACGCAGGTATTGATTTGACCTTAGACGACTGGCATGAAACCACAGATTACAAGAAAGTATGGCTTAGAAAACCATTCCACGAAGCAGAAAATCATACTGGAAAAATCATTGTCTTTGGCCATACACCGGTCTATGGTTTGTTAAAGCAAGAGCGTGGTACTGCTGAGCTTTGGACTACAGAAGATGGCAAGATTGGAATGGATGGAGGAGCTGTTTATGGTGGTGTCCTTCATGGGATTGTCTTTACTGACCAAGGAATGACAGAACACCACTTTATTGAGAATGACGGCTTTGTTGCTGAAGATTAG
- the recN gene encoding DNA repair protein RecN, whose protein sequence is MLLEISIKNFAIIEAISLNFEKGMTVLTGETGAGKSIIIDAMNMMLGARATTDVIRHGAPKAEIEGLFSVENSRLLQEIFDEQGLELGDEIIIRREILQNGRSISRVNGQMVNLSVLRAIGQHLVDIHGQHDQEELMRPQLHIQMLDEFGDAAFWELKETYQTSFDAYRKMRKQVLEVKKNQQEHKARIEMLEFQMAEIEAANLQAGEDLALNQERDKLLNHKNIADTLTNAYSMLDNEDFSSLANVRSAMNDMESVEEYDPEYREISSSLSETYYVLEDISKRLEAIIEDLDFDGNRLMQVENRLDLLHTITRKYGGTVDDVLLYFAKITEEYNLLTGNNLSSEDMEAELKKLEVNLVDLAGQLASARHDLAQQLEAEIKQELQDLYMEKAQFQVRFNKGKFSREGNETVEFYISTNPGEDFKPLVKVASGGELSRLMLAIKSAFSRKEGKTSIVFDEVDTGVSGRVAQAIAQKIHKIGQHGQVLAISHLPQVIAIADYQFFIEKISNDHSTVSTVRLLTVEERVEEVAKMLAGDDVTEAALSQARELLRNREK, encoded by the coding sequence ATGTTACTTGAAATTTCGATAAAAAACTTTGCCATTATTGAGGCTATTTCCCTTAATTTTGAAAAGGGGATGACTGTCCTGACTGGTGAAACGGGTGCAGGGAAGTCGATTATCATTGATGCCATGAATATGATGTTGGGAGCTCGTGCGACGACAGATGTTATTCGTCATGGTGCGCCAAAGGCAGAGATTGAGGGGCTTTTCTCAGTTGAGAATAGTCGCCTTTTGCAGGAAATTTTTGATGAGCAAGGTTTGGAATTGGGGGATGAGATTATCATCCGTCGAGAAATCTTGCAAAATGGTCGGAGTATTAGTCGTGTTAATGGCCAGATGGTCAATCTGTCTGTTTTGCGTGCTATTGGACAGCATCTGGTAGATATACATGGCCAGCATGATCAAGAGGAGTTAATGCGTCCTCAACTTCATATCCAGATGTTGGATGAATTTGGTGATGCAGCTTTTTGGGAATTGAAAGAGACCTATCAAACGAGTTTTGATGCCTACCGTAAAATGCGTAAGCAGGTTCTGGAAGTCAAGAAAAACCAACAGGAACACAAGGCACGTATTGAAATGTTGGAATTTCAAATGGCAGAGATTGAGGCAGCAAATTTGCAGGCTGGAGAAGACTTGGCTCTCAATCAAGAGCGTGATAAACTGCTCAATCATAAAAATATTGCGGATACGCTGACCAATGCCTATAGTATGTTGGACAATGAAGATTTTTCAAGTCTGGCCAATGTTCGTTCTGCCATGAATGACATGGAAAGTGTCGAAGAGTATGACCCTGAATACCGTGAAATTTCGAGTTCTCTGTCTGAGACCTACTATGTCTTAGAAGATATTAGCAAGCGTCTGGAAGCTATTATTGAGGACCTTGATTTTGACGGCAATCGTCTCATGCAGGTTGAGAATCGTTTGGACCTTCTTCATACTATTACCCGTAAGTATGGTGGGACTGTTGATGATGTTTTGCTTTATTTTGCCAAGATTACGGAAGAATACAATCTCTTGACAGGTAATAACCTTTCGTCTGAGGACATGGAAGCAGAGCTTAAGAAGTTGGAAGTCAATCTTGTCGATTTGGCAGGTCAACTTGCATCTGCTCGTCATGACCTGGCCCAGCAGCTAGAAGCAGAGATTAAACAAGAACTGCAAGACCTGTATATGGAAAAAGCCCAGTTTCAGGTTCGTTTTAACAAGGGCAAATTCAGTCGTGAGGGAAATGAAACGGTCGAATTTTACATTTCAACCAACCCTGGTGAAGACTTTAAACCCTTGGTCAAGGTTGCGTCTGGTGGGGAATTATCTCGTCTCATGCTAGCCATTAAGTCTGCTTTTTCTCGTAAAGAGGGCAAGACTAGTATTGTCTTTGACGAAGTGGATACGGGAGTTTCAGGTCGTGTGGCTCAGGCTATTGCGCAGAAGATTCACAAGATTGGCCAGCATGGTCAGGTTCTGGCTATTTCCCATTTGCCACAAGTGATTGCGATTGCGGATTATCAATTCTTTATTGAGAAGATTAGCAATGACCATTCAACAGTTTCGACTGTTCGTCTCTTGACGGTTGAAGAGCGAGTGGAAGAAGTTGCCAAGATGTTGGCAGGTGATGATGTGACAGAAGCTGCCCTATCGCAAGCCAGAGAATTGTTGAGAAACAGGGAGAAGTAA
- a CDS encoding arginine repressor, whose product MNKKERLEKIRRFVTDYQIGTQEEIVEYLKEAGITATQATVSRDIKELGIVKIPLRDNTYVYELPKSIVKSLQLAEDNIESAELMDKMINLQVIPGNTAFVKAQLIETFADKIFSCLADDSSILVIARSESLAEEIFEQVKNW is encoded by the coding sequence ATGAATAAAAAAGAGAGACTTGAAAAAATTAGACGATTTGTGACAGATTATCAAATCGGCACGCAAGAAGAAATTGTAGAATATTTGAAAGAAGCAGGAATCACTGCCACTCAAGCGACGGTATCACGAGATATCAAGGAGCTGGGAATTGTCAAAATTCCTTTGAGAGACAACACCTATGTCTATGAATTGCCAAAATCAATCGTAAAAAGTTTGCAACTGGCTGAAGACAATATCGAATCGGCTGAATTGATGGATAAGATGATCAATCTCCAAGTCATTCCAGGAAATACAGCTTTTGTAAAAGCTCAGTTAATCGAGACTTTTGCAGACAAGATTTTTAGCTGTTTAGCTGATGATAGCTCAATTTTAGTCATTGCCAGAAGTGAAAGTCTAGCTGAGGAAATCTTTGAACAAGTAAAAAATTGGTAG
- a CDS encoding TlyA family RNA methyltransferase, producing MAKERVDVLAYKQGLFETREQAKRGVMAGLVVAVLNGERFDKPGEKIPDDTELKLKGEKLKYVSRGGLKLEKALQVFDLSVERATTIDIGASTGGFTDVMLQNGAELVFAVDVGTNQLAWKLRQDPRVVSMEQFNFRYAEKTDFEKEPSFASIDVSFISLSLILPALHRVLANQGQVVALVKPQFEAGREQIGKNGIIRDAKVHQNVLESVTTMAVEEGFSVLGLDFSPIQGGHGNIEFLAYLKKEESASNRVLAEIEEVVERAHSQFKNE from the coding sequence ATGGCTAAGGAAAGAGTGGATGTACTAGCTTATAAACAAGGCTTGTTTGAAACGAGAGAGCAAGCTAAGCGCGGTGTCATGGCTGGTCTAGTCGTAGCAGTTCTTAACGGAGAACGGTTTGACAAACCAGGAGAGAAAATTCCAGATGACACCGAACTAAAACTCAAGGGGGAGAAACTCAAGTATGTTAGCCGTGGTGGCTTGAAACTGGAAAAGGCCTTGCAGGTTTTTGATTTGTCAGTGGAAAGGGCAACAACGATTGATATCGGGGCTTCTACTGGAGGGTTTACCGATGTCATGTTGCAAAATGGTGCTGAACTTGTCTTTGCAGTTGATGTCGGTACCAATCAGTTGGCTTGGAAATTACGTCAAGACCCACGAGTTGTCAGCATGGAGCAGTTTAATTTCCGCTATGCTGAAAAGACTGATTTCGAAAAGGAACCGAGCTTTGCCAGTATTGATGTGAGTTTCATTTCCCTCAGTCTGATTTTACCTGCCCTGCACCGTGTCTTGGCTAATCAAGGTCAGGTTGTGGCTTTAGTAAAGCCTCAGTTTGAGGCAGGCCGTGAGCAGATTGGAAAAAATGGAATCATTCGTGATGCCAAGGTGCATCAGAATGTTCTTGAATCTGTCACAACCATGGCAGTAGAGGAAGGCTTTTCAGTCCTTGGTTTGGACTTTTCTCCCATCCAAGGTGGACATGGAAATATAGAGTTTTTAGCGTATTTGAAAAAAGAAGAGTCAGCAAGTAATCGTGTTCTTGCTGAAATTGAAGAAGTAGTAGAGAGGGCGCATAGTCAATTTAAAAATGAATAA
- a CDS encoding polyprenyl synthetase family protein, with protein MKKQEKLALVESALEAFYGDQQFASSLRESVLYSIHAGGKRIRPFLLLEVLEALQVAIKPAHAQVAAALEMIHTGSLIHDDLPAMDDDDYRRGRLTNHKKFGEAMAILAGDALFLDPYALIAQADLPSQIKVDLIANLSLASGSLGMVAGQVLDMEGEHQHLSLAELQTIHSNKTGKLLAYPFQAAAIIAELAPEIQAKLKTVGELIGLAFQVRDDVLDVTASFEEIGKTPQKDLQAEKSTYPALLGLEEAISFCNQTLDQANAKLDEIAEQVPFEIESIVEVVESLRING; from the coding sequence ATGAAAAAGCAAGAAAAATTAGCTCTTGTCGAGTCGGCTTTGGAAGCCTTTTATGGAGACCAGCAGTTTGCCTCTAGTTTGCGGGAGTCTGTTCTCTATTCCATTCATGCTGGTGGCAAGCGTATTCGACCTTTTCTTCTGCTAGAAGTTCTGGAAGCCTTGCAGGTCGCTATTAAACCGGCTCACGCGCAGGTAGCTGCGGCCTTGGAAATGATCCATACAGGGAGCTTGATTCATGACGATCTCCCAGCTATGGATGATGACGATTACCGTCGGGGACGCTTGACCAACCACAAGAAATTTGGAGAAGCAATGGCAATTTTGGCAGGAGATGCCTTGTTCCTAGATCCTTATGCCTTGATAGCGCAGGCGGATTTGCCAAGTCAGATAAAGGTAGACTTGATTGCCAACTTATCTCTTGCTTCAGGAAGTCTTGGCATGGTAGCAGGCCAGGTTTTGGACATGGAAGGCGAACACCAGCACTTGTCTTTGGCAGAACTCCAGACTATTCATTCCAATAAGACTGGGAAGTTACTAGCCTATCCCTTCCAAGCGGCAGCTATTATAGCTGAATTGGCACCTGAAATCCAAGCAAAACTGAAAACTGTTGGGGAATTGATTGGACTTGCTTTTCAAGTTCGAGATGATGTACTGGATGTGACTGCTAGTTTTGAGGAAATTGGCAAGACACCTCAAAAGGACCTGCAGGCAGAAAAGTCAACCTATCCAGCCTTGTTGGGATTGGAAGAGGCTATTTCCTTTTGTAACCAGACCTTGGATCAAGCTAATGCAAAATTAGACGAAATTGCTGAGCAGGTTCCCTTTGAGATAGAATCGATTGTAGAAGTAGTAGAAAGTTTGAGAATCAATGGCTAA
- a CDS encoding exodeoxyribonuclease VII small subunit — MSKQKKFEENLAELETIVQSLENGEIALEDAIAAFQKGMVLSKELQATLDKAEKTLVKVMQEDGTESDFE; from the coding sequence ATGTCAAAACAAAAGAAATTTGAGGAAAATCTAGCAGAACTGGAGACTATTGTCCAAAGTTTGGAAAATGGTGAAATTGCTTTGGAAGATGCGATTGCTGCCTTTCAAAAGGGCATGGTCTTATCAAAAGAACTCCAAGCAACGCTGGACAAGGCTGAAAAAACCTTGGTTAAGGTCATGCAAGAAGACGGAACAGAAAGTGATTTTGAATGA
- the xseA gene encoding exodeoxyribonuclease VII large subunit, which produces MEKYLSVTTLTKYLKMKFDKDPYLERVYLTGQVSNFRKRPTHQYFSLKDDHAVIQATIWSGIYQKLGFDLEEGMKINVIGRVQVYEPSGSYSIIIEKAEPDGVGALAIQFEQLKKKLTEEGLFQERFKQPLPQFSKRIGVVTSRSGAVIRDIITTVSRRFPGVDILLYPTKVQGEGSAEEIARNIARANQRDDLDLLIIGRGGGSIEDLWAFNEEIVVRAIFESRLPIISSVGHETDVTLADFVADRRAATPTAAAELATPVTKLDLLAHLQNQEKRMATAVRNVLYKKQEALKKCSQSVIFRQPERLYDGYMQRLDQLQLRLKQSLRTRISDNKQVVQARTHRLVQLSPVTKIQRYQDRLGQLDKLLRSQMALVYDAKVAEVKRLSEALLMLDTSRIVARGYAIVKKEETVVDSVESLKKKDQVTLLMRDGRVELEVKDVKTKEI; this is translated from the coding sequence ATGGAAAAGTATTTATCGGTAACAACTTTGACCAAGTATCTGAAAATGAAATTCGATAAAGACCCTTACTTGGAACGGGTCTATTTAACTGGTCAAGTTTCCAACTTTCGTAAACGACCTACTCACCAATATTTCTCCTTAAAAGATGACCACGCAGTCATTCAAGCGACCATCTGGTCTGGAATTTATCAGAAATTAGGTTTCGACCTGGAAGAAGGAATGAAAATCAATGTGATTGGGCGTGTGCAGGTCTATGAACCAAGTGGTAGCTACTCCATCATCATTGAGAAGGCAGAGCCTGATGGAGTTGGTGCGCTTGCGATTCAGTTTGAACAACTCAAGAAAAAATTGACAGAAGAAGGTCTGTTCCAAGAACGCTTCAAGCAACCTTTGCCCCAATTTTCTAAGAGAATTGGTGTGGTAACCAGTCGTAGTGGAGCCGTTATTCGAGATATTATCACGACCGTCAGCAGGCGATTCCCAGGTGTCGATATCCTGCTTTATCCAACTAAGGTGCAAGGTGAAGGATCTGCGGAGGAAATAGCTCGAAATATCGCTCGAGCCAATCAACGGGACGATTTGGACTTGCTGATTATTGGTCGTGGTGGAGGTTCTATCGAGGATCTTTGGGCCTTTAACGAAGAAATTGTGGTACGAGCTATTTTTGAATCTCGTTTGCCAATCATTTCTAGTGTGGGACATGAGACAGATGTGACTTTAGCAGATTTTGTGGCAGATCGCCGCGCTGCGACGCCAACAGCTGCAGCTGAACTAGCAACACCTGTGACCAAGTTGGATCTATTAGCTCATTTGCAAAATCAGGAAAAACGGATGGCAACAGCAGTCCGAAATGTCCTATATAAGAAACAAGAAGCTTTGAAAAAATGCAGTCAGTCTGTTATCTTTAGACAGCCAGAGCGTTTGTATGATGGCTATATGCAACGCTTGGATCAACTGCAACTGCGTTTAAAACAAAGTTTACGTACACGGATTTCTGATAACAAACAAGTCGTCCAAGCACGGACGCATCGACTAGTCCAGTTATCACCTGTTACCAAAATTCAGCGTTATCAAGACCGTCTAGGTCAGTTGGACAAGCTTCTCCGTAGCCAAATGGCGCTGGTTTATGATGCCAAGGTTGCTGAAGTGAAGCGACTTTCAGAAGCCTTGCTCATGTTAGATACTAGCCGAATTGTGGCGCGTGGTTATGCTATTGTCAAAAAAGAAGAGACCGTGGTTGATTCGGTTGAGAGTTTGAAGAAAAAAGACCAAGTGACGCTTTTGATGCGAGATGGTCGAGTAGAATTAGAGGTTAAAGATGTCAAAACAAAAGAAATTTGA